TTGGTGGACCCCCAAGGTCTCGGGCTCAGAGAGGGTCTGGAGAATTCCAAAGCAAAACTAGGCCCAGATCCAGACCCTGAGGAGGAGCCCCCACCCTATCCAGGCTCCTTCCTGCCCGGTCCAGGATGTTTCTGGCTAAGACAATGGGGCAGGAAGCAGGTGGTGAGGTTTAAGGTCCAGATAAAGAGGAACCCGAAGTGAGCCCCGCCTCTCTGGGACTTCAGAACTGGCCAACGGGCAGGATACCTTGGGGCCTGGCAGGCAGACCCCTGGGATTAGAGGGGGGAGTGATTGTGGGGCActgctcctcttcccccttcccccattcccaaGCTTCCTGGCATCTTTGAAAGTACTgaggaatcaggagacttgggtcCTATGCCTGGCTTAGCCACAAACTAGCCACCTAACATGGGCTCCTCTTTTgctctcagtttctctctttttaaaatgacgTTTGATTGAATGATGCCTCAGAttcattccagctctgacattgtgtGGTCTGTGTTCCAAGGTCACTCCCTGCTCTGACATTTTGATTCTTAGctccctccctgctctgacatcctctgttcCATATTGTAAGGACTctggcattctgtgttctaagatccttccCCTGCTTGCACAGCCTTTGGTTCCATGCGCTCAGATTCCCAGGTCCCAGAGAGACATCATCCAAAGCCAGCCTTCAGTCCTTttattccatttggccaatttgtATAAAAATAGTCTCTTTAGGAAAATAAATAGCAGCTGCTCAGGAAAAGGAGCAGGTTCCATGTGGGGGATTGTGGGGAGCCTCTCTGAGCTCCGAGGGCCAGGGGCCACTCCAGCCCATCAAGGAGGCCTGGGAGCCCTTCTTCCAGAAGTAGGGCCTGCCCATTGAGAAAAGAAGGGCAGCAGatcaaggtgggggagggggggctcCACATCCCCTACCAGGCCCAGAAGGGGTCTTGTGTTTAGTGTTCTATTGGACACCTGGAGCTAGCTACAAGGGAGAAAGTTGGTCCCAGGTGGAGCTAAGTTGGGAGGCAGTGATAGCTCAGAAAGGGGTTACCTAGTAGAAAAATTAGCAACAAGTTCCAAAGAACAGGAATGCAGGCAGCTTGGCCCTGGAGCCTGGAGCTGTGTGTCAGGGGAGGGGAGCAGTCCCAAGAGCTCCAGCAACAGTTAGAGttcctgcacacagtaggcacttcaatGTTCCTTGCCTTGAATAGGATCAGTCTCAGTCTGAGCCCTGGGACTTGGCTGGAGAGTCTCTGCGGTCCCCAAAGTGCTCAGAATATGCTAGGACAAGGGATATGCAGACAAGATGCCCAGGATGGAGATGGGGCCAAACAGGAAGGGGGTGGCCTGGGCTGGCTGGATCAGGGTAAAGGTGACTTGAGCTCTTGGAGGGCCAGAAGGCTTGGACTCAGAGAGCCAGAAGTGTGGGAGAGCCCAGGGGATCCGAGCTGGGGtccccgctgctgctgctgctccgaCGATGGGCAGAGGAACAGGGCTCTGGGGTCCCTGGGTAGGTGAAGACTAGACTGGGAGTAAAAGGGGTCAGGGAGGGGGTGGTCATGAGAGTGGGCGTGTGCAGAGCCTCAGGCTCCAGAACTGGACCAGGGGAGAGGGAGATCTGGGGCCTGCGACGGAGAGGAGCTGTATCACTGCCTGAGGCCCTCTCTGGGGGCTCGGCCTCTTCCTCTGACTCGTTGGGGACTTTGCATACAGGCCGGTGAGCCTCCAGAACCAGCTCCAGCCTCTCCTTCTGCTTTTGAAGGTCCTCAATCTCTTTCTGTAGCTCTGACTTCTCTCCTTCCAGTTTATCTGTCTCCtgtgagaagagggaggaggctgagatgagTCATCAGAAGCAGGGCAGCAGCAGAGGGATGCTAGCACCTACCCCATAACCTTCCTTCTTTAGCCTGGTCCTCTTGGAGCCATGAGTCTCACCAAAGCCTCGAGGCTCTCGATCAGTGCAGATTACAGTGCTCATCAGGCTCCCAAAGGGGGAGGTTCATGGGATCACAGGACTTAGGAATTATTTAGACCAACCCTGtcagtttacagaggaggaaactgaggcttcgaGAGATTTAGTGTTTTGCCTAAGGCCACCCAGCTGCTGAGTGATAAAGGTAGAATTCCATTTGGTATCCAGATTCCCTCACTGGGATTActccattcaataaatattaagttggggcagccaggtggcacggTAGATAAAACAGTGACtccggagtcaggaggacccaagttcagacacttaacacttactagctgtgcaaccttgggcaagtcacttaaccctgattgcctggacaaaacaaaaaaacaacaaaagatgagTAAACGTTAAGTACTGGGAGAGACCAAGTTTGGAGGGTACATAGTCTCTGCCCCCATGGAGgccaagagggaataacataaataCAGATGTCATTTAATATTGTGTATGAGTGCAAAACAATGTCCTTGGAGATCAGAAGGGAAAGcagtgggggagagaggggaaggcagGTAGTAAAATAGAGCCCTGGACATTTTGTcaagaagttctgagttcaaacccaacctcagatatttactagctgtgtgaccctgggcaagtcatttaaccattgactgcctcagtttcctcatctttaaaatggggataataacacctatctctaatatttgtaaggtgctttgaaACCTTTGAGCATtatacaaatacaagtagaaGATAATTATTTAAAAGTCTCACTGTGGCAGGTAGTATTTTTCTTTACCTGGAGAGAATTTCAAGCAGGGGGACCAGCCTAAGCAGAAGCTAAGAAGTGAGACAGGCATCGACAGGGTGGAGCAAGTAGTTTAGTTTGTCTCAAGAATAGAAtaagaggcaaatagggtaacaTTTGGTTGCTAAGTTAGGGTAgaaggccttaaatgccaggtAAGGATCTGACTTTTACTTAgagggcaatagggagccactgaaggttctGGAGCCTTCACTATTATTGACTCTCGCTAGGTCcaaacaaataataatagcttctccAGTGTTCCAAAGATTgacaaaatacttttcatcaCTACAATCCAAGCTTCCaaggtaggtagtacaaatattatcactCAGAAGGGGAGAGTCAGGGGCCATAGTTAGCCTCAGTACCTGCATTCAGGCCTTCAGACCGCCCCCCCATATCCCATCTAACCCCCCCACCCCCTGGCTCTGAGAGCCTTTGCCCCAGGGCCTGATGGGACCCCCTCCTCTCACTTACTGCCTGCAGGAAGTCAGTCAGCTCCTTCCTCCGGTTCCGGCATTTAGCGGCTGCCAACTTGTTTCTTTCCCGCCTgaccctcctcctctcctcctcctcaggaCTTATCTACAAGGGgtcagaggagaagagaaggatgaaaaccATCATGAGTGGGAGGTGCTGCCCTGTggcagggaaaggggaggaggaggaaccaTCCATCCCTTACACACACCCTGGGAAGAGCAGCCCAGAGTCAAGGGGTTAGGGAATCACTGAAtttgagctgaaaggaacctcagaggctcTGGAGGCCAGAGTCACATGCTCAGTTCTGGAAATTATTGTTTCCAAAGGACATTGGCCAAGATTGTCCTGGGAggacaatcaggataacaaagggCTTTGAATCCGCACCATCTGAGGACTGGGTGAAGGAACTGGCCAGAAAATGCAAAGACTCaggttgtccaaggtcactctgCCAGATGCTCAGGTGTTTGAAGAAGGATTAGATTGGTTCTGTTCGCCCCAAAGGACTGAACCAAGAGCACTGGGGGGCATCATGTAGCCAattccatcttcctctccattctcCTTATATAACAGTCACACCATTCACCCAGTCCTGCAGGCTGGCTGGTCACTTGTCAGGGAGCTTAGAGGCAGGATCCTTGTTGCTGATGGGATGGATAAGGCTCCCTTCCATCTCCTAGATCCCTCGACAGCCCAACTCCCCGCTCCTTTGAAGATGAGCAACCCAAAACTCAgaaagactaaatgacttgctttGTATCACACACACAAAGAAGTCAGAAATGGGATTAGAACCCTCTAACTTCAGATCCAGCGTTGTCCCCTGCTCCTCACTTTCCAACCAGGACAAGACCTCCCAAAGGGACTGACTGAAAGGGGGTCCTCACTCTCCCAAAATAAAGGACTCTCAAGCTATGGAGATCAAGCAAcccacatgcatttattaagcgcaTCGCATGTCCTGGTCACTTGTGCCAGGGCACCGCTGGGCATCCAAAGACAGCCTCTGCCCCTTAAGGAACTGGTGCAGATCTTTGCTTAGGAGCAGAGACCAGGGCTAGAGTGCTTTGTCCTGGGCCCTAGGATTCAGAAGTGGAAGAGAACTTGGAGTTCCTGTGGTCCAAATCCCTCACTTTAggaatgaggaaaccaagacacagGGAGGGCTAGTGATTTGCTCCAGATCACATAGGAAGTAAGTAAGAGAGCTGACCCAGGGGCTCTTTCTCCTCTCACTCCTGGGGAAAGGCAGCAGGGGCACAAGAAATTACTCCCAGAAAAGGCAGCTGATTCCAAGGAGCAAACCCAGCGCCCTAGTCCCTTATTCtcctgtgcctctgtttccttcactgtaaaaggaagggattaGACCTGC
The DNA window shown above is from Notamacropus eugenii isolate mMacEug1 chromosome 2, mMacEug1.pri_v2, whole genome shotgun sequence and carries:
- the FOSL1 gene encoding fos-related antigen 1 gives rise to the protein MFRDFGEAGPSSGGGSYGAPQQPPTTSGQQKFHFVPTLNAVSSSQEFQWMTQPRYLGPGGNYPRPLPYQPYGLQGRPGVIRAVGPPPGVRRRHSEQISPEEEERRRVRRERNKLAAAKCRNRRKELTDFLQAETDKLEGEKSELQKEIEDLQKQKERLELVLEAHRPVCKVPNESEEEAEPPERASGSDTAPLRRRPQISLSPGPVLEPEALHTPTLMTTPSLTPFTPSLVFTYPGTPEPCSSAHRRSSSSSGDPSSDPLGSPTLLAL